A DNA window from Phoenix dactylifera cultivar Barhee BC4 chromosome 13, palm_55x_up_171113_PBpolish2nd_filt_p, whole genome shotgun sequence contains the following coding sequences:
- the LOC103720010 gene encoding uncharacterized protein LOC103720010 — translation MDGSTPHASMVSEGIGCETSVYSLSCEKSHREHKEGTCCNMKGTAKITPERALDVSFVSEEDNFIVREAGTVPGAFLHASNLGGRLSDPNAISDQEETRDSKEIETCQESCGSVSLDANKLKSLNKCATFPCSSEAQLDTLPIKGSNEESSTEVQGQPSSTFKSPAYSRSMSLPTSLKLVSAMKGGRAQNGVSPTVKLQVKWAPEVYDPPATSLSHTVKKSHHQRPKAKKKDNHKNKHNKGRSSRGSGLERKRANQSSIGTVSNPLDMRFPVAGDRLLLDRFGKSNAEALEYAVSTRESKCGGGFLREALAKVNLSTAEAS, via the exons ATGGACGGTTCCACTCCTCATGCTAGCATGGTGTCTGAAGGTATCGGCTGTGAGACATCTGTATATAGCCTTAGCTGTGAGAAATCACACAGAGAACATAAAGAGGGTACATGTTGCAATATGAAAGGAACTGCTAAAATCACACCTGAGAGGGCTCTCGACGTTTCTTTTGTCAGCGAGGAAGATAACTTCATAGTGCGAGAAGCTGGCACTGTTCCTGGTGCATTCCTGCATGCTTCAAATCTCGGTGGAAGATTATCTGACCCTAATGCAATATCTGATCAAGAAGAAACACGCGATTCAAAAGAGATTGAAACCTGCCAAGAGTCCTGTGGTTCTGTTTCATTGGATGCaaataagctcaaaagcttgaaCAAATGTGCGACATTTCCATGTTCATCAGAGGCACAATTGGATACTTTGCCAATCAAGGGAAGTAATGAGGAATCAAGCACAGAAGTACAAGGCCAACCTTCCTCCACATTTAAGAGTCCTGCATATTCACGGTCAATGTCTCTGCCC ACTTCTTTGAAGCTTGTTTCTGCCATGAAGGGAGGCCGTGCACAAAATGGGGTCTCCCCTACTGTGAAGCTGCAAGTGAAATGGGCGCCCGAGGTATACGATCCACCTGCCACATCCTTGTCACATACAGTGAAGAAGAGCCATCACCAACGTCCCAAGGCCAAGAAAAAGGACAACcacaagaacaagcacaacaagGGCAGGTCCTCTCGGGGAAGTGGTCTGGAAAGGAAACGTGCAAATCAGAGCAGTATAGGCACTGTGTCCAATCCTTTGGATATGAG GTTCCCAGTTGCTGGAGATAGGTTACTGTTGGATCGATTTGGCAAATCGAACGCGGAAGCCTTAGAGTATGCAGTTAGCACTCGTGAATCCAAGTGCGGCGGCGGCTTCCTGAGGGAGGCACTTGCTAAAGTAAATCTCTCTACAGCTGAGGCCTCTTGA